A region from the Adhaeribacter swui genome encodes:
- a CDS encoding DEAD/DEAH box helicase encodes MAFELLSEPIRRYVRDKRWESLRPIQGAAIQHILSTDANFILASRTASGKTEAAFLPILSKVNFKEPGVQVLYISPLIALINDQFYRIEELCRNLDVKVTKWHGEANRTDKKKLVQTPEGIVLITPESIEAMFVNAPYSIKALFSNLKYIVIDEIHSFLGTDRGIHLKSILSRLSKVNKTKFYIVGLSATIGDYAEAKRFTGDENNTKVLRDNTSKEMLTTFRHYPSSTSELPLELIKDLYKQTCNHKVLIFPNSRGKAEEIAVKLKRIAEKVNGHPHYFSHHSSVDKEVREYVEHFAKHNQRQNFCIACTSTLELGIDIGSVDKVVQVDATNSIASLIQRVGRSGRREGEQSQLLLYTTDKWGLLQSLACWLLYQEGYIEPIRTADKPFDLVLHQMLSTVKELSGCTKEDLIRRLLDNYAFTAILEADLQEILQELVQHDWLEVLHREVIIGVEGERIVDSRDFYSVFKTEPSFKVINAGKTIGEIPFSQQIREDENILLAAKIWKINYVDFKSKKIEVAPTADGKKPLFFGNAGTVDVKVREKMLQILISEITYPELDEPGQDLIAELRRDFSVFSIKDISIERPVLKEDNQVILFTFSSTKVNRSLVFLLNCLDLKYEHNEQNSSLTLYMKTSLLPDLFEQMLLFIIDINYHLEQAIDQNESLLDFSKWGTILPIKLKSAILKERYYDFEATEQWLRSMKLLSN; translated from the coding sequence ATGGCTTTCGAGCTTCTATCTGAGCCCATCCGTAGGTATGTGCGCGATAAGCGTTGGGAATCATTACGACCTATTCAGGGAGCAGCAATCCAACACATTCTCTCTACTGATGCTAATTTTATTTTAGCTTCTCGGACTGCTTCTGGTAAGACAGAGGCGGCCTTTTTGCCTATTCTTTCAAAAGTAAACTTTAAGGAGCCGGGTGTTCAAGTGCTATACATCTCTCCCCTGATTGCTTTGATTAACGATCAGTTCTATCGCATTGAGGAGCTATGCCGGAACTTGGATGTAAAGGTTACTAAGTGGCATGGAGAGGCTAATCGGACGGATAAGAAAAAACTAGTGCAAACACCGGAGGGAATAGTATTAATTACACCGGAATCTATAGAAGCAATGTTTGTTAATGCTCCTTACAGCATCAAGGCCTTATTCTCCAACCTAAAGTATATTGTAATCGACGAGATTCACTCCTTTCTGGGAACTGATCGAGGTATTCACCTGAAGTCCATTCTTTCTCGCTTAAGTAAAGTAAATAAAACTAAATTTTACATAGTTGGTTTATCCGCTACAATTGGCGACTATGCGGAAGCTAAGCGATTTACTGGAGACGAGAATAATACGAAAGTGCTGCGAGACAATACCTCAAAGGAAATGCTTACCACTTTTCGACACTATCCTTCCTCCACATCAGAACTGCCTTTAGAATTAATAAAAGACCTTTATAAGCAAACCTGCAATCACAAAGTACTTATTTTTCCTAATAGTCGGGGTAAGGCTGAAGAGATAGCCGTAAAACTTAAACGTATTGCGGAGAAGGTCAATGGACACCCCCATTACTTTTCGCATCACTCCTCGGTAGATAAAGAAGTACGTGAATATGTCGAGCATTTTGCCAAACATAACCAGCGTCAAAACTTCTGTATTGCTTGCACATCCACCCTCGAGCTAGGTATTGATATTGGATCAGTTGACAAGGTGGTGCAGGTAGATGCGACTAATTCCATAGCTTCTCTGATTCAACGGGTGGGAAGAAGTGGCCGGCGAGAGGGTGAGCAAAGCCAACTCCTACTTTATACAACTGATAAGTGGGGTTTATTGCAATCGTTGGCATGTTGGCTGTTGTACCAAGAGGGTTATATTGAGCCCATACGCACCGCAGATAAGCCATTCGACTTGGTATTGCACCAAATGCTTTCCACTGTTAAAGAACTGTCGGGCTGTACAAAGGAAGATCTAATCAGGCGATTATTAGATAACTATGCTTTTACGGCTATACTAGAAGCGGACCTTCAAGAAATCCTTCAGGAATTAGTTCAACATGATTGGCTGGAAGTGCTGCATCGTGAGGTGATCATTGGCGTGGAAGGCGAAAGAATTGTTGATTCGAGAGATTTTTACAGTGTATTCAAAACGGAACCGAGCTTTAAAGTTATAAATGCCGGTAAAACAATAGGTGAAATACCCTTTTCCCAACAAATACGCGAAGATGAGAATATTCTTTTGGCGGCTAAAATCTGGAAAATAAACTATGTAGATTTTAAATCGAAGAAAATCGAAGTGGCACCCACTGCTGATGGGAAGAAGCCCCTTTTCTTCGGCAATGCAGGCACTGTGGATGTTAAGGTCCGGGAGAAGATGTTACAGATCCTCATCTCTGAAATAACTTATCCTGAACTAGATGAGCCAGGCCAAGATTTGATTGCCGAACTACGTAGAGATTTTTCAGTTTTCTCTATTAAAGATATTAGTATAGAACGGCCAGTGCTGAAGGAAGATAATCAAGTTATCCTATTTACATTCAGCAGTACGAAGGTTAATAGGAGTTTAGTTTTTCTTCTGAATTGCCTGGATTTAAAATACGAACATAACGAACAGAATAGCAGCCTTACACTTTATATGAAAACTTCCTTATTACCGGACTTATTTGAACAAATGTTGCTCTTCATAATAGATATAAACTACCATTTAGAACAAGCTATAGATCAAAATGAGTCTTTGCTGGACTTTTCAAAATGGGGAACTATACTTCCAATTAAACTAAAAAGTGCTATTCTTAAAGAGAGATACTATGACTTTGAAGCAACAGAACAATGGTTAAGAAGTATGAAGCTATTGAGTAATTAG
- a CDS encoding MBL fold metallo-hydrolase: MLLDKPNADILEISLFGTGGGYGESIVIHFPQNKWIVIDSCIDPTKKLNIPLTYLTSVGVNLNDVKFIIATHWHNDHILGLSDIVEKCQNAELVFARPTDQQKFARLVSLDTKKSSNSQSTSEYSACIKLTKERGYKLKEAISDRVLFSERIDGIPLELISLSPSDYANHLFDLEISELMNNFGAANKKIIYTSPNFRSIVLLVKAGSHRAILGADLEVGNDERLGWKHIISNTVLIDEKATLFKIPHHGSDNGYSDDIWKKLVANNPKTGITPWNRNTKLPNAKMLSLYSELSDSLYITSPNIDLRRKKKDRRIERLLDHFGAKVKEISFSFGQVRYRASIKDNITWAVDVAGEAFHVNPTLKEGTS, from the coding sequence ATGCTATTAGATAAACCTAATGCAGATATACTTGAAATATCTTTGTTTGGAACAGGTGGTGGCTATGGTGAAAGTATTGTTATTCACTTTCCTCAGAATAAGTGGATAGTTATAGATTCTTGTATTGACCCTACAAAGAAGCTAAATATTCCTTTAACCTACTTGACTTCAGTAGGTGTTAATTTGAATGATGTAAAGTTTATTATAGCTACACATTGGCATAATGATCATATTCTTGGATTATCAGATATAGTTGAAAAGTGCCAAAATGCTGAACTTGTATTTGCAAGACCTACTGATCAACAAAAATTTGCGAGATTAGTTAGTTTAGATACTAAGAAATCCTCTAACAGTCAATCAACTAGCGAATATAGCGCTTGCATAAAATTAACTAAAGAAAGAGGTTATAAGTTAAAAGAGGCTATATCAGATAGAGTACTATTTTCAGAAAGGATAGATGGCATTCCACTTGAACTAATTTCATTATCACCATCAGATTATGCTAATCATCTATTTGACTTAGAAATATCTGAGTTAATGAATAATTTTGGAGCTGCTAATAAAAAAATTATTTATACCTCTCCCAATTTTAGATCTATAGTTTTACTGGTTAAGGCTGGAAGTCACAGAGCTATTTTAGGAGCAGATCTTGAAGTTGGAAATGATGAAAGGCTTGGTTGGAAACATATTATTTCAAATACGGTACTTATTGATGAGAAAGCGACCTTATTTAAGATTCCCCACCATGGCTCCGACAATGGCTATTCTGATGATATTTGGAAAAAGTTAGTAGCTAATAACCCTAAAACGGGAATTACTCCATGGAATCGTAATACTAAGTTACCTAACGCTAAAATGTTAAGCTTATATTCGGAATTATCAGATTCACTCTATATAACTTCTCCAAATATTGATCTAAGAAGAAAGAAAAAAGATAGAAGAATAGAAAGATTACTTGATCATTTTGGGGCTAAAGTAAAGGAAATTAGTTTTTCTTTTGGCCAAGTACGATATAGAGCTAGCATTAAAGATAATATAACTTGGGCAGTTGATGTTGCCGGAGAAGCATTTCATGTAAATCCAACATTAAAAGAAGGAACATCCTAA